The DNA window CCGGTGCCGTGGACGTAAACGGCTATTTCCCTACCCACAATAAAAAATTCAGCGAACCCTTAACCGGTGATTACGAATACGATCTGCTGCATAACCGCAGCAAACGTATTTTTAATGACCGCACCGGCTCCCGCTGTGGCAACCATACGCAGCCATTCTTGCTGCAAACCTACAAACGCGACACCGGTGAAGTCATGCACGATTTATCGGTGCCGATTTATGTGAATGGTAAGCACTGGGGCGGTTTCCGTATTGGTTACCGCAGTGAGTAATCAGCTGTCTTTATAGCGCACAACCTGATTGCGGCCGTTCGCCTTGGCGTAGTACAGCGCTTCATCGGCATAACGCACCCAGTTTTCGTGACTCTCCTGGTAACCGGGCACCGCACCGTGAATACCAATACTGACTGAAACCCGCAGGCCGGCCGATATACGGTCAAAATTCAGCCGGCTGATGGTGTTGCGGATGCATTCCGCCACATGCTCAGCGCCATCGGCACTGGTACCCGGCAACACCATAATAAATTCTTCACCACCATAACGGGCCAGCAAATCGGTACTGCGGTGTACGGTCTGACGAACAGCCTGCGCCACCACCCGCAGAATTTCATCACCAGCCTGATGGCCATGCACATCGTTCACCTTTTTGAAGTGATCAACGTCGATCATCAGGACACAGATCGACTCGCGGGTGCGGATGGCGCGGGCCATTTCGCGCTGCATAATCTGGTCAAAAAAGCGCCGGTTACGCAGATTGGTGAGCGGATCGGTAATGCTCATCAGCTCCAGCTTACGATTGGCATTTTCAAGTTCCAGCGTGCGCTCTTTAACCCGCTGCTCCAGCGTTTCAGTGGCCTGCTTCTGGATCGCCAGCGCCAACTCCTGAGCCTCACGCGCCTCTCGTTCATGCTGCAGGGCTTTTTCCTGGGCCAGACGCGCATTACGCTCCTGCTGCAGCGCCGCTTCCTGAGATTTGCGCGCCACTTTTTCATGTTCAAGAGCAATCAACTGAGCCGTATAGCGTTTGCGCTTTTCATTATTCAGACGATCGGCCAGCGCAAAAGACAGCAAGATAACTTCGACCACCGAACCCACCTGCACAATGTTTTCGGTAAAAAAGTTGCGGGGCAAAAGATCGAACTTATTCATTGCCAGAATGACACCGCCCAACAGCAATACCGACCAGGCAATGGTGTAATAACGCGCTGACGAATACCCCTGACCCCAACGGATAATACCGCTGATAATGGCCAGACTGATGCCCAGCACCGCCGCACCAATCAATAATCGGATCATGCTGCTGTAAGGAAATAAATTACTGAATAAAATAATAAAAAAGGCCAGTAAAGCCAGACCATTAAACAGCCGGTTAAGCAGCGGAATTTCTTTCAGCTGCAGAAAATTGCGGGTAAAGACCAGCACAAACAACACCACCCCACCCAGAAAAATCAGAATGCTGTGGTCATTCCACCAGGTCGCTTCGGGCCACAAAAACTGGAAATTCAGCCCCTGCAGGCTGGCCAGGAAACCACCCATACAGCCCACATACAAAACGTAGTACAGGTAGTTAGCCTCGCGCACCGACAGGTACACGAACAGGTTGTACAACACCATAATAATCATGATGCCGTAATAAAGGCCCATACCCAGAATCTGTTTCTGATCGTTCACAAAAAAATCGCGTTCTTCCCAGATACTCAGGGGAAACTGCATGGAACTGGAGGTTTCCACCCGGAACAATAATTCAGTTTGTTCCCCCGGGTTCATGGTTAATGGAATCACAAAAAAGCGGTGATCGACCGGACGTTCAGCAAAGGGATGCTTATCCCCAAGTTCCAACACCTCCCAGTCACCGCCATGACGGCGGCTGTGCAAGCGGACATGATCCAGCACCGGATACGATAAACTGAGCAGGCGTGTTACTGCTTCGGTACCGCTGTGCTGCAGATTCAGCCGGAACCAGTACACCGAGGCGGTGTAGCCAAAAGACATGCTGTTTTTATCACCCCAATGCCACTCCAGAGTATCTACTGCAGCGACGGGAACGGCGGCACTGGGATCTTCGGCGTACTGCAGCACGGAATCCAGTTCGCTACCGGAAGACAGTGAGGTGATTTCAACCGCGGCGGCCGATGTGGTTGCCATACAGGAAACAGAGAACAATAATCCCAGTACCATGAGCAGGGAGCGTATGGACATTTTTGCCTCATTATTATTTTTGGCTGATATTCTAGCAGAGGAATATGGTTGTGCCGCTGCTTATTTTTTCAATCTGACCGGAGTTTCCCGTGCGTTCATCGGTATCTGCCCTTCTGCTGCTGTTCCTGTCGTTGCCAATCACCGCTGCCGCGGCAGAGTTGGCACCGGATTTTCGCCTGCCATTACTGGATAACAGCGCCACACTGAGCCTGCAGGAACAGCGCGGCAAAGTGATTTATCTCGATTTCTGGGCATCCTGGTGCGGCCCCTGCCGTACCTCCCTGCCCCTGCTGAACACCCTGCGCACTGAGCTGCGCCAGCAAGGGGTTACCGATTTTGAAATTCTCGCCATCAATCTGGATGATGAAGCGGCCGACGGGCTGGCCTTTCTGCAGGAATTTCCGGTGGCCTATCCGACCCTGCACGATGCCAGTGGCAATATCGCCCAGGCCTATGATTTACGCGGTATGCCCACGTCCTACCTGATTGACCGCCAGGGCCGTTTGCGCGGCACGCATCAGGGCTTTAAACCCGCCGATATGGATGGTATCCGCAGCGCCATTGAACAACTGCTGCAGGAGCAATAAGCCCCCCGGATACAGACTGTCACAGTGCAACAGTTGCCAGCGCCAGCGGCGCCTGCTATTGCTTTCGGTACTTTTGCATTAGCTGAGCTGATTATGACCGTAAAAACTGTGCTGATTACCGGCTGCTCCTCGGGCATTGGCCGGGCTCTGACCGAAGCCTTTCTGCTGCGCGGCTACCGCGTCTATGCCGCCGTCCGCACGGCCGGCAGCCTGCAGGATCTGCAACATGCGCAACTGCGGGAGCTGGTGCTGGATGTGAATAATCCGGACGCCATTACCAGTGCCATCGCGCATATTGAGGCCGACAGCGGTTATCTGAATACGCTGGTTAACAACGCCGGTTTTGCCGCCATGGGGCCGGTGCTAGAACTGGACGAGCAACGCCTGCAACAACAGTTTGCCACTAATGTGTTTGCGCCGGTGGCACTCACCCGCGCTTGTTTATCCTTGTTGCGCCAGGCCGCCAGTGCCGGCCAGCCGGCGCAGGTGGTGAACATCGGCTCTATTTCCGGCATTACCACCACGCCCTTTTCCGGCGCCTACTGCGCCAGTAAAGCAGCGCTGCACAGCCTCAGTGATGCCCTGCGTATGGAACTGGCACCCTTTAATATTCAGGTGATTACCGTGCAGCCCGGGGCCATTGAATCAAAATTCGGGGACAACTCGCTGGCCAGCCTCAGCAATCTGATTGCCGACGATTCCCTATACGCACCACTGCGGCCTTTTATTCAGGCACGCGCCATGGCGTCACAACAAAATCCGACACCGGCGCAGGCGTTTGCCGAAATACTGGTGCAACGTCTGGATACTAACCCGGCCGCGGTGCTGCGCATCGGTAATGGCAGCCGCGTGCTGCCTTTGCTGAAATGGCTGCTGCCGACCCGGCTGCTGGACCGGATTCTGCGCAAACGCTTTGGCTTGTTGTGAATCCCCGAACGGGGCGGTAGTAAGGGCTTAATGCGCGCTGTCACGCCGCCCCAGATAATGCAGAATGCGGTTACGGGCCGAATGCCAGTGGTTTTTCGGTTTGGCCGGGGCCTGCGCTAACAGACTGGCAAAGTCGATCGCGGCTGCCGGCTGTGGCGGCACATGGGCACAGAACACTTGCTGTACCTGCAGCTCAGCCACCCGCTGCAGCGACTGCCGGTACTGATTGGGATGACACACCGGATACGGCGGCACCAGCCGGCCGCGCACCTGTACGATCAGATCCGCCACATACAACTGGCCATCCGGCCGGTGCAGCAACGAAATATCGTGGTTGGTGTGGCCAGGGGTACAGATCACCTGCCAGTCAGGAAAGCCAGGCAAACTTTGCTCGTCCTGCAGCAGAATATCGGCGCTTAAAATGGGGTTGTACCAGATATGCCGGCGCGGCTTACCCAATCGCTTGGCAACCCACCAGGTTAAGCCGACATCAATGGCATGAGCGGTGCGGCCGGCCAGACCACTGTACCAGTGACGCGCGGCCGGATGCGCCGCCAGCGGCGCACCGGTAATGTTTCGCAACAACGCCGCACCACCGGCATGATCAGGGTGCATGTGCGTTACCACCACCAGCTTCAGGTCGGCTAACGGCCGGCCTAACGTATTGGTGATGTAATCACACACCATACGCACATCGGCACGGCTGCAGCCATCCAGCAATAACAAGCCTTCGGTCTGCTCGGCCAGATAGATGTTCTGAATGTAACCCTGCAGCCGGTGAATCTGCATGCTCAGTCGGCGCGGTGCTCGCGGGCCAGATAGTCACGCGACTGCATTTCCAGCATGCGCGAGGTGGTGCGCTGGAATTCAAACTCCAGCTTACCCTGTCCGTAAATCGCCGGAATGGCAGCTTCGGCCGACATAATGACCTTCACGCCGCGATCGTAAAATTCGTCGATCAGGTTAATAAAACGGCGCGCCACGTCGTCGTTTTTAATGCCCATGGTCGGCACATTGGAAATCAGGATGGCGTGAAATTGTTTACCCAGCTCGATGTAGTCGTTCTGTGAGCGCGGGCCATCGCACAGGGCGTAAAAATCAAACCAGGCGATGTCGTCACAAAAGGCCTTCACCGGAATTTTGCGGCCCAGAATTTTCACATTACAGTCGGTTTTTACATGGCGAGGGTCAGCAATCAGGCTGTCGAAACTTTTCTGCAGACTGGCCTCGGCTGTGCTGTCGAGCGGGTAATGATACAGCTCGGCCTGCTCCAGGGTGCGCAGACGGTAATCAATGCCGGAATCCACGTTCACCACGTCGGTAAACTGATTCAGTAATTTAATCGCCGGCAGAAAACGCGCACGCTGCAGGCCATCTTTATACAGGCCATCCGGCACAATATTGGAGGTCGCCACCAGCGTTACGCCACGGGCAAACAATTCCTGCATCAGACTGCCCAGAATCATAGCGTCGCCGATATCGGACACAAAAAATTCATCGAAACAGATCACCACCGCTTCGTCGGCAATGCGGTCAGCGACGATCTTCAGCGGGTTCTTGGCGCCGGCCAGATCGGTCAGGTCACGGTGCACGCGCTGCATAAAGCGGTGAAAGTGGGTGCGCATTTTGCGCTTGAACGGCAGCGCATCGTAGAAGGTATCCACCAGATAGGTTTTACCCCGGCCCACCCCACCCCAGAAATACAGACCTTTTTCCGGCACCGGTGCTTTTTTGCTGAGTTTACCCAGCAATTTGCTGACCGCTCCCTGCTGCTGGCGGCGCTGTTCGGCGGCAACCAGATCTTCGTATAACCGCTGCAGATGCTTAACCGCCATTTCCTGAGCGGCATCATAAGAAAAGTCGTCGCGCTGAAGATCAGCCTGATAGAGTTCCCAGGGTGTGGACACTGCAGTCTCCCGAAAGATGTGGGTAAACCAGAAAGCGGCGCAATGTAACCAAGCAGCCGCTAAAGTGCAAATAGGCAGTCTTTATCAGGGCTGCAGCGGATTCAGCAACGGCGCCAGATCGTCCAGTAAGCTGGCTTTCAGATCGGTCAGACGACCATGAAAAAAATGGCTGCCGGTACGGAAAACACTGAAATGAGGGGTTGGCACGACCCGCCCGGCCCAATCCTGTACTTCCTCAAAGGGCACCACCTCATCGGCATCCCCCATATAGACGAAGGTCTCGAACTCATAGGGCAATTGGTTGGGTGCATCAAAGTGATGCACCGCCGGTGCCAACAGCACCAGTGCCGCCAGATGTTCTGGCGCCCGGCAGGCACTTAAACAGGCCATGCCGGCGCCGAAAGAAAAACCCGCCAGAATAATCCGCTCCCAGCCCAGTTCGGTGCGGGCGTAATTGAGTACGGCCAGTACGTCATCCTGCTCGCCCCGGCCATGATCGTGTACGCCCTCACTGGTGCCGACGCCACGGAAATTAAAGCGTAAGGTCGGTAGCCCGCGGCCAGCCAGCGTGCGGGTAACGGTGGTCACCACTTTGTTGTCCATGGTGCCGTGAAACAACGGGTGTGGGTGACACATCAGCACCCCCAGCCGGGTTTGATTAGCCGCTTGCCAGCGGGCTTCCAGCTGACCGGCCGGGCCGTTAATCAGCAGATTCTGTTCTTGTGCCATGAGGGCTGATTTTTTCCTGTTTAACCGATGTTTGCTTCTCTATATTCATATAACTAAATGTTATCGAATACACCTTCTTATATATCAGGCATCTTGGTATATTTCGCGCCATCTATCTTGCCCCCCACCTCTCTTTGGGAGCCATCCGAGCGACATGACAGACTACAACCTGACTCACTTAAAACAGCTGGAAGCGGAGAGTATTCATATCATCCGTGAAGTCGCTGCTGAATTCGACAATCCGGTAATGCTGTATTCCATTGGTAAAGATTCGGCAGTCATGCTGCATCTGGCCCGTAAAGCGTTTTACCCGGGCAAGCCACCCTTCCCGCTGCTGCACGTGGACACTACCTGGAAATTCCGGGAAATGATCGCCTTCCGTGACCAAATGGCCAAAGAAGTCGGTATGGATCTGATTGTACATATCAATCAGGAAGGTGTGGATCAGGGCATCGGCCCCTTCACCCACGGTTCATCCA is part of the Venatoribacter cucullus genome and encodes:
- a CDS encoding sensor domain-containing diguanylate cyclase, whose protein sequence is MATTSAAAVEITSLSSGSELDSVLQYAEDPSAAVPVAAVDTLEWHWGDKNSMSFGYTASVYWFRLNLQHSGTEAVTRLLSLSYPVLDHVRLHSRRHGGDWEVLELGDKHPFAERPVDHRFFVIPLTMNPGEQTELLFRVETSSSMQFPLSIWEERDFFVNDQKQILGMGLYYGIMIIMVLYNLFVYLSVREANYLYYVLYVGCMGGFLASLQGLNFQFLWPEATWWNDHSILIFLGGVVLFVLVFTRNFLQLKEIPLLNRLFNGLALLAFFIILFSNLFPYSSMIRLLIGAAVLGISLAIISGIIRWGQGYSSARYYTIAWSVLLLGGVILAMNKFDLLPRNFFTENIVQVGSVVEVILLSFALADRLNNEKRKRYTAQLIALEHEKVARKSQEAALQQERNARLAQEKALQHEREAREAQELALAIQKQATETLEQRVKERTLELENANRKLELMSITDPLTNLRNRRFFDQIMQREMARAIRTRESICVLMIDVDHFKKVNDVHGHQAGDEILRVVAQAVRQTVHRSTDLLARYGGEEFIMVLPGTSADGAEHVAECIRNTISRLNFDRISAGLRVSVSIGIHGAVPGYQESHENWVRYADEALYYAKANGRNQVVRYKDS
- a CDS encoding TlpA family protein disulfide reductase is translated as MRSSVSALLLLFLSLPITAAAAELAPDFRLPLLDNSATLSLQEQRGKVIYLDFWASWCGPCRTSLPLLNTLRTELRQQGVTDFEILAINLDDEAADGLAFLQEFPVAYPTLHDASGNIAQAYDLRGMPTSYLIDRQGRLRGTHQGFKPADMDGIRSAIEQLLQEQ
- a CDS encoding SDR family oxidoreductase, whose protein sequence is MTVKTVLITGCSSGIGRALTEAFLLRGYRVYAAVRTAGSLQDLQHAQLRELVLDVNNPDAITSAIAHIEADSGYLNTLVNNAGFAAMGPVLELDEQRLQQQFATNVFAPVALTRACLSLLRQAASAGQPAQVVNIGSISGITTTPFSGAYCASKAALHSLSDALRMELAPFNIQVITVQPGAIESKFGDNSLASLSNLIADDSLYAPLRPFIQARAMASQQNPTPAQAFAEILVQRLDTNPAAVLRIGNGSRVLPLLKWLLPTRLLDRILRKRFGLL
- a CDS encoding MBL fold metallo-hydrolase; the protein is MQIHRLQGYIQNIYLAEQTEGLLLLDGCSRADVRMVCDYITNTLGRPLADLKLVVVTHMHPDHAGGAALLRNITGAPLAAHPAARHWYSGLAGRTAHAIDVGLTWWVAKRLGKPRRHIWYNPILSADILLQDEQSLPGFPDWQVICTPGHTNHDISLLHRPDGQLYVADLIVQVRGRLVPPYPVCHPNQYRQSLQRVAELQVQQVFCAHVPPQPAAAIDFASLLAQAPAKPKNHWHSARNRILHYLGRRDSAH
- the zapE gene encoding cell division protein ZapE; this translates as MSTPWELYQADLQRDDFSYDAAQEMAVKHLQRLYEDLVAAEQRRQQQGAVSKLLGKLSKKAPVPEKGLYFWGGVGRGKTYLVDTFYDALPFKRKMRTHFHRFMQRVHRDLTDLAGAKNPLKIVADRIADEAVVICFDEFFVSDIGDAMILGSLMQELFARGVTLVATSNIVPDGLYKDGLQRARFLPAIKLLNQFTDVVNVDSGIDYRLRTLEQAELYHYPLDSTAEASLQKSFDSLIADPRHVKTDCNVKILGRKIPVKAFCDDIAWFDFYALCDGPRSQNDYIELGKQFHAILISNVPTMGIKNDDVARRFINLIDEFYDRGVKVIMSAEAAIPAIYGQGKLEFEFQRTTSRMLEMQSRDYLAREHRAD
- a CDS encoding alpha/beta hydrolase, which codes for MAQEQNLLINGPAGQLEARWQAANQTRLGVLMCHPHPLFHGTMDNKVVTTVTRTLAGRGLPTLRFNFRGVGTSEGVHDHGRGEQDDVLAVLNYARTELGWERIILAGFSFGAGMACLSACRAPEHLAALVLLAPAVHHFDAPNQLPYEFETFVYMGDADEVVPFEEVQDWAGRVVPTPHFSVFRTGSHFFHGRLTDLKASLLDDLAPLLNPLQP